The Spirochaeta isovalerica genome includes a window with the following:
- a CDS encoding P-II family nitrogen regulator, with product MKEVMAVIRINKVNETKRALAGAGFPSLTATGRVLGRGKGTVDFRIMQGAAEGYEEAIAKLSDAPQLVPKRLLTMIVHDDKVDLAVKTLIKVNQTGNSGDGKIFVLPVNDSYRVRTGERGGVTLD from the coding sequence GTGAAAGAGGTAATGGCGGTAATCCGGATTAATAAGGTCAACGAGACGAAAAGAGCCCTGGCCGGCGCCGGGTTTCCTTCTCTGACGGCGACGGGGCGTGTCCTCGGCCGCGGGAAGGGGACGGTTGACTTCAGAATCATGCAGGGAGCGGCTGAAGGCTATGAAGAAGCCATCGCAAAACTCAGCGATGCTCCGCAGCTTGTTCCCAAGCGTCTTCTGACCATGATTGTCCACGACGACAAAGTGGATCTGGCGGTCAAGACGCTTATCAAGGTTAACCAGACCGGAAACAGTGGTGACGGGAAGATTTTTGTTCTCCCCGTCAATGACTCTTACAGAGTTCGTACCGGCGAACGGGGCGGTGTGACGCTCGACTGA
- the nifD gene encoding nitrogenase molybdenum-iron protein alpha chain, giving the protein MSFEKLDDTMMKTYPTKVYRKRKKAAMVNDPGEVKEIQANVRTIPGIITQRGCTYAGCKGVVLGPTRDIVNITHGPIGCGFYSWLTRRNQTRPENETSENFMTYCFSTDMQDSNIVFGGEKLLKDAIQEAYDLFHPKAIAIFSTCPVGLIGDDVHAVAREMKAQFGDCNVFGFSCEGYKGVSQSAGHHIANNQIFKHVIGNDDSRSDSKFRVNLLGEYNIGGDAFVLEELFEKCGIELVATFSGNSSIDHFANAHTADLNLIMCHRSINYVAEMMEVKFGVPWTKVNFIGAEQSAKSLRKVGAYFEDPQLISRIEEVIAEEMLKTDEAAAKYRPGTEGKTAMLFVGGSRAHHYQDLFAELGMKTLAAGYEFAHRDDYEGRRVLPSIKVDADSRNIEELHIEKDPERYSQALQDRKAALMEKGMEFSDYEGMMAQMEKGALVIDDISHYEMEKLVEVYKPDVFCAGIKEKYAVQKMGIPLKQLHSYDYGGPYAGFDGAVNFYKEIERMVNTNVWGLIKAPWSTQSAMSAKYARGKHAVASHT; this is encoded by the coding sequence ATGAGTTTTGAAAAACTTGACGATACGATGATGAAGACCTATCCCACCAAGGTCTACCGGAAACGGAAGAAAGCAGCCATGGTGAACGACCCCGGAGAGGTGAAGGAGATTCAGGCCAACGTCCGGACCATTCCCGGAATCATAACCCAGAGGGGCTGTACCTATGCGGGGTGCAAGGGGGTCGTTCTGGGACCGACCAGGGATATCGTGAATATCACCCACGGCCCGATCGGCTGCGGATTTTATTCCTGGCTGACCAGACGGAACCAGACCAGACCGGAGAATGAGACATCCGAGAACTTTATGACCTACTGCTTTTCCACGGACATGCAGGATTCCAATATCGTTTTCGGGGGAGAAAAACTCCTGAAGGATGCGATCCAGGAGGCTTATGACCTCTTCCATCCCAAAGCGATCGCGATTTTCTCCACTTGTCCTGTCGGACTGATCGGGGACGATGTCCACGCAGTGGCGAGAGAGATGAAAGCGCAGTTCGGCGACTGCAATGTCTTCGGATTCTCCTGTGAGGGATACAAAGGGGTCAGCCAGTCGGCGGGACACCATATAGCCAACAACCAGATTTTCAAGCATGTCATAGGTAACGATGACAGCCGCAGCGACAGCAAATTCCGGGTGAATCTGCTCGGCGAATACAATATCGGGGGAGACGCTTTCGTTCTCGAAGAGCTCTTCGAAAAATGCGGGATCGAGCTGGTGGCGACATTCAGCGGGAACTCCTCTATCGATCATTTCGCCAATGCCCATACGGCCGATCTGAACCTGATTATGTGCCACCGTTCCATCAACTATGTAGCGGAGATGATGGAAGTTAAATTCGGCGTTCCCTGGACTAAGGTGAACTTTATCGGAGCCGAGCAGTCGGCCAAGTCCCTGAGGAAAGTCGGAGCCTATTTCGAAGATCCCCAGCTGATATCCAGAATAGAAGAGGTTATCGCAGAGGAGATGCTCAAGACAGATGAGGCGGCAGCTAAATACCGCCCCGGCACGGAAGGCAAAACAGCCATGCTCTTTGTCGGCGGTTCGAGAGCCCATCATTACCAGGATCTCTTTGCGGAGCTGGGGATGAAAACTCTCGCTGCGGGATACGAGTTCGCCCACAGAGACGATTACGAAGGAAGACGGGTTCTTCCCTCAATCAAAGTCGATGCGGACTCGAGAAACATCGAGGAGCTTCATATCGAGAAAGATCCCGAGAGATATTCACAGGCGCTGCAGGACAGAAAAGCGGCTCTTATGGAAAAAGGGATGGAGTTCAGCGATTACGAGGGAATGATGGCCCAGATGGAAAAAGGCGCTCTGGTTATCGACGATATCAGCCATTACGAAATGGAAAAACTGGTGGAAGTCTATAAGCCCGATGTCTTCTGCGCGGGTATCAAAGAGAAATACGCCGTTCAGAAAATGGGTATTCCCTTGAAACAGCTGCACAGCTACGACTACGGCGGTCCTTATGCGGGATTTGACGGAGCTGTCAATTTCTATAAAGAGATCGAGAGAATGGTAAATACGAATGTCTGGGGTCTGATTAAAGCTCCCTGGAGCACTCAGAGCGCCATGAGCGCGAAATATGCGAGAGGTAAACATGCTGTTGCGTCACACACCTAA